A single window of Chitinophaga sp. XS-30 DNA harbors:
- a CDS encoding VCBS repeat-containing protein produces the protein MMDKLKLFLIISLTVASLDSLAQNVGARPFVFGHDKDIPLAASVIGAPDFLFMDWDVDGDKDMLTTGRGGISLIENIGSKKKPKFNNVFEHEQVLLKDARVGRFFSVIRHSGVKTQQNLTSFIAFERHRQISDAGKKQLGLHMFIPVRLKGKTTWEVIKAFDLKGKPVQNFLDCWISPTIDVADLNGDGKEDLIVGTSHPRIAQPSLDFAAGFNNPQASWNANASRLYIMYNRSTADSLIFDEPQVIEADHSPVSPYGFPYPIAFDMDKDGLTDLIVGQHKPGIMYFRNTGTKEQPEFSFAGLLAGQNKAPILSILAIHPRFADLDGDGNEELLASTYFGCVDNILMFKQQNGGWVQQGPLMMAGDQNSPVMPPGIGTIEPVDWDGDGDTDLVVGSEPAAPKVIINTGSNAKPVWAIPEPLKFVDGSPVEYYSIERGLGSVWGPMEWYFERVLPRLADWDGDGIRDMLTGSMGLRQLLLKGRLVKGELRFEKPVVFEIDGEPLAAAHRVQPAVIDLNADGHLDLIAMDERNVLKLWPGNGTNKLEQSQTFLDYNGKPLQIKTRILDIGHGRSSFTMADWDLDGKPDLLVYHAFDRKRGGIFYYRASDKPMQFEKPIKLSNQISFHNGGISLSDWDGDGYLDIFTGGDNGHIRKHAVPRGKLFLLSGKDLPLPPAIRKPEPTTVKIKH, from the coding sequence ATGATGGATAAGCTAAAGCTGTTTTTAATAATTTCACTAACTGTTGCCAGTCTTGATTCGCTGGCCCAAAATGTGGGTGCCAGGCCCTTTGTTTTTGGGCATGATAAAGATATCCCCTTGGCTGCATCGGTAATAGGAGCGCCGGATTTTCTTTTTATGGACTGGGATGTTGATGGCGATAAGGATATGCTTACAACAGGCCGTGGTGGCATCTCGCTTATAGAAAATATAGGGAGCAAGAAAAAGCCGAAGTTTAATAATGTATTTGAGCATGAACAAGTTTTACTTAAGGATGCGCGTGTAGGAAGATTTTTTTCCGTCATCCGGCATTCGGGGGTGAAAACCCAGCAAAACTTGACGTCTTTTATCGCTTTTGAGCGCCATCGTCAAATTAGTGATGCCGGTAAAAAGCAATTGGGACTTCATATGTTTATACCTGTTCGGCTTAAAGGCAAAACCACATGGGAGGTGATCAAGGCATTTGATCTGAAAGGAAAACCTGTTCAGAACTTTCTCGATTGTTGGATAAGTCCAACAATCGATGTGGCCGATTTAAACGGTGACGGTAAAGAAGATCTTATTGTAGGTACTTCACATCCACGCATTGCCCAGCCTTCGCTAGATTTTGCTGCAGGGTTTAACAATCCACAAGCGTCATGGAACGCAAATGCCAGCCGCCTGTATATTATGTATAACAGGTCTACGGCCGACAGTCTGATCTTTGATGAACCGCAGGTAATTGAGGCGGATCATTCGCCCGTTTCACCTTATGGTTTTCCATACCCCATTGCGTTTGATATGGACAAAGACGGGTTGACCGATTTAATTGTCGGGCAGCACAAACCCGGTATAATGTATTTCAGAAATACCGGCACGAAGGAACAACCGGAGTTTAGCTTTGCAGGATTGCTTGCTGGTCAAAATAAAGCCCCGATACTTAGCATTCTTGCCATTCATCCCCGCTTTGCAGATCTGGATGGCGATGGTAATGAGGAGTTGCTTGCAAGCACTTATTTCGGTTGTGTAGACAATATCCTGATGTTTAAGCAACAAAATGGGGGCTGGGTTCAACAAGGGCCTTTGATGATGGCCGGCGATCAGAATAGTCCGGTGATGCCGCCGGGCATTGGAACGATAGAACCTGTTGATTGGGACGGAGATGGCGATACGGATCTGGTTGTTGGCTCAGAGCCAGCTGCTCCAAAAGTAATTATCAACACAGGTAGCAATGCTAAACCTGTTTGGGCCATACCAGAACCATTGAAATTTGTGGATGGAAGTCCGGTAGAGTATTACAGCATTGAACGTGGGCTAGGCTCGGTGTGGGGCCCAATGGAATGGTATTTTGAGCGTGTGCTCCCCCGGCTTGCCGACTGGGATGGGGATGGTATTCGGGATATGTTAACCGGTTCGATGGGCCTGCGGCAATTATTGCTGAAAGGGCGGCTGGTGAAAGGAGAACTTCGTTTCGAGAAGCCGGTAGTATTTGAAATTGATGGAGAACCATTGGCCGCTGCTCACAGAGTGCAACCAGCGGTTATTGATCTCAATGCAGATGGACATCTTGATTTAATTGCTATGGATGAGCGAAATGTGCTCAAGCTTTGGCCGGGAAATGGCACAAACAAATTAGAACAATCACAAACATTCCTTGACTATAATGGAAAACCTTTACAAATTAAAACCCGTATCCTGGATATTGGTCATGGCCGCAGTTCGTTTACAATGGCCGACTGGGATTTAGATGGCAAGCCTGATCTGCTCGTGTACCATGCTTTTGACAGGAAACGGGGCGGTATTTTCTATTATCGTGCCTCAGACAAACCAATGCAGTTTGAAAAGCCCATCAAATTATCAAACCAGATTTCATTTCATAACGGAGGTATCAGTCTGTCTGATTGGGATGGCGATGGATACCTGGATATTTTTACCGGAGGCGATAATGGGCATATTCGTAAGCACGCTGTACCGAGGGGTAAACTCTTTTTACTTTCAGGAAAAGACCTGCCGCTTCCGCCAGCAATTCGCAAACCAGAACCCACAACTGTAAAGATTAAACATTAA
- a CDS encoding exo-alpha-sialidase, translated as MQRKRLILFVFLIWPLFHFGQNKTNKEIIKKQVCKTTVWAENENRMFAHFVYGLTATDRGTILAFAEARIDNGADDGAHHIVLKRSTDKGISFSGSKIVVESTQGQSWANPTVVQDRQTKEIFLFYALNHKNVSTQVYFKTSKDDGISWSDAVEITSLFTENVHEWTFHLPGPGHGIQLEDGRLIIQVWHRKSISFATKERQYGVNCVYSDDHGKTWKVGGDTPVGELNESQIVEQENGDILLVGRTVTGSSNSHQAKVWSSDKGLTWTQAMEYDTALGGKMCDIGMISYSLKSGTLLVSQPTDPEKRMNLTIRLSTDEGKSWKVNKLLEGGGATYSDLAILPDKSIVCLYGNGGTKHMPQKVSLARFSLEWLLQNGE; from the coding sequence ATGCAGCGCAAGAGATTAATACTTTTTGTTTTCCTGATATGGCCATTGTTCCATTTTGGTCAGAATAAGACAAATAAGGAAATCATCAAAAAACAAGTTTGCAAGACTACAGTATGGGCTGAGAATGAGAACAGGATGTTCGCTCATTTTGTATATGGACTTACCGCAACGGATAGGGGGACAATACTTGCTTTTGCAGAAGCCAGAATTGATAATGGTGCCGATGATGGCGCTCATCACATTGTGCTGAAAAGAAGTACAGACAAAGGTATCAGCTTTTCCGGGTCAAAAATTGTTGTAGAAAGTACACAAGGGCAGTCATGGGCAAACCCTACAGTAGTGCAAGACCGGCAAACTAAAGAAATTTTTCTTTTCTATGCCTTAAACCATAAAAACGTAAGCACACAGGTGTATTTTAAAACCAGTAAAGATGATGGGATCAGCTGGTCGGACGCTGTTGAGATTACTTCGTTGTTTACCGAAAATGTACACGAATGGACTTTTCACTTACCTGGCCCGGGACATGGTATCCAATTGGAAGATGGCCGGCTCATTATTCAGGTATGGCATAGAAAATCCATTTCGTTTGCAACCAAAGAAAGACAATATGGCGTTAATTGCGTGTATAGCGACGACCACGGGAAAACATGGAAAGTTGGAGGCGATACTCCGGTGGGGGAACTCAATGAATCACAGATTGTGGAACAGGAAAATGGCGATATTTTGCTTGTTGGCAGAACGGTAACAGGTAGTTCAAATTCGCATCAGGCTAAGGTGTGGAGCAGCGATAAAGGATTAACCTGGACACAGGCGATGGAATATGACACTGCACTAGGTGGCAAAATGTGTGATATCGGTATGATCAGCTATTCTTTAAAATCCGGAACACTGCTAGTCTCCCAACCAACAGATCCTGAAAAAAGAATGAATCTGACCATCAGGCTAAGTACTGATGAGGGCAAAAGCTGGAAGGTAAATAAATTGTTGGAGGGAGGTGGGGCGACCTACTCAGACCTGGCCATTCTCCCCGACAAAAGCATTGTTTGCCTTTATGGCAATGGTGGCACAAAACACATGCCGCAAAAGGTGTCATTAGCTCGCTTTAGCCTGGAATGGCTACTGCAAAACGGAGAATAG
- a CDS encoding sodium/solute symporter (Members of the Solute:Sodium Symporter (SSS), TC 2.A.21 as described in tcdb.org, catalyze solute:Na+ symport. Known solutes for members of the family include sugars, amino acids, nucleosides, inositols, vitamins, urea or anions, depending on the system.) produces MTLSPYKPINLQSIKTTGEYLLSGPGFKFICGLLIFSLKFSFFSVAQEVSSHVEWRKLGYLPQNNSAHKSAGVAAHFSGIHNDVLIMAGGTNFLSGGNPWDGGIKKWHDEIYVLEKAGKEYQWLNAKLKLPVALAYGASVSTNRGLLCIGGTDSISYKANTFLLKWNKDKQAVEYEALPDMPVRLAYTAAVIMNGSIYVAGGQEQPNGEPARYFLRLDLNNYGKQTLKWEQLELLPGVGRTMPVLAVQHNGTNDCIYLFSGKGKVNNSEVLLHDAYTYNPKTLKWRKLRDIQLKGQRLRCLTGAASISVGLNHILVFGGADSEGHRVFRKTLADFNAAKDPGKKEAYRDKLNEISNTHEGFSRDVLAYHTLTDKWTKVGEFSASLPVLTQASNWNGNIVFPGGEIAPAKRSAEIWQARMISKESSVLDGWDYLLIGAYFLAIFYIGYKYKKNINTTNDYYKAGNRIPGWASGVAIFGTLLSAITFLTTPAKTYNESWLYFLPTISSLVVAPFVVLFIIPVYFKLDVTTAYEYLEKRFSSLIRIIGSLSFLFFQVAKFGVMLLLPSLAIAAITGIDVMTCILVIGLFSTVYGTLGGIEAVVWTEVLQVFVFLLAAVLSILVVVLKLDGGLGEIITINNNFDKFEFINWDFSFSEITVFVAITYWIGGGSVPYISDQTVIQKYLVTKDIKSATRGVWINGILILVSSVLFFAIGSALFAYYYSFPEALNPTLPTQESIYPWFIVNELPSGVRGVVVAGIFAVAMSTISSTMNSMSATVVTDYVRFYKLLPKRQLFMAKGVSAAFGVIGTLLAVIMFVYEVGSLWDMIRRLTGLLTGGLAGLFLLGIFTKRVKHTAALIGYIASAIILFYVSKYTAAHFMVYSLTGMLSCFIAGYIASFLVDGKHNSKEIEQV; encoded by the coding sequence ATGACATTGTCACCATATAAACCTATCAATTTACAAAGCATTAAAACTACCGGCGAGTATTTATTATCAGGACCTGGATTCAAATTTATTTGCGGGCTATTAATATTTTCACTGAAGTTCAGCTTCTTCTCTGTTGCTCAGGAAGTTTCTTCACATGTTGAATGGAGAAAACTTGGATATCTTCCACAAAACAATAGTGCTCATAAATCAGCTGGCGTCGCTGCACATTTTTCCGGAATTCATAATGATGTCTTGATCATGGCCGGTGGTACCAATTTCTTATCCGGAGGTAATCCATGGGATGGGGGTATTAAAAAATGGCATGATGAGATCTATGTGCTTGAAAAAGCGGGAAAGGAATACCAATGGCTTAATGCTAAACTGAAACTGCCGGTTGCCCTGGCTTATGGTGCATCGGTAAGTACAAACAGGGGGCTTTTATGCATTGGCGGAACAGATAGCATTTCTTATAAGGCTAACACTTTTTTACTAAAGTGGAATAAGGATAAACAAGCCGTTGAATATGAAGCCTTGCCCGATATGCCAGTTCGCCTGGCCTATACCGCTGCCGTAATAATGAATGGAAGTATATATGTAGCTGGTGGGCAGGAACAACCGAATGGTGAACCTGCACGATATTTTCTAAGACTGGATTTAAATAATTATGGTAAGCAAACCCTGAAGTGGGAGCAATTAGAATTGTTGCCCGGGGTAGGTAGAACGATGCCGGTATTGGCAGTACAGCATAATGGGACTAATGATTGCATCTATTTATTTAGTGGAAAAGGCAAGGTAAATAATAGCGAGGTGCTTTTACATGATGCCTATACTTATAATCCCAAAACCTTAAAGTGGAGAAAACTTCGTGATATACAACTAAAGGGGCAGCGTTTAAGATGTCTGACAGGGGCTGCATCTATTTCAGTAGGGCTAAACCATATTCTGGTTTTTGGAGGTGCAGATAGTGAAGGCCACAGGGTGTTTAGAAAGACATTAGCAGATTTTAATGCCGCTAAAGACCCCGGGAAAAAAGAAGCGTACCGTGATAAACTGAATGAAATCAGCAATACACATGAAGGGTTCTCAAGAGATGTATTGGCATATCATACATTAACAGACAAATGGACTAAAGTAGGCGAGTTTTCAGCATCCTTGCCAGTGCTTACCCAGGCATCAAACTGGAATGGTAATATCGTCTTTCCGGGAGGTGAGATCGCTCCGGCAAAACGCTCTGCTGAAATATGGCAGGCTCGTATGATATCCAAAGAATCGTCGGTATTGGACGGGTGGGATTATTTGCTGATCGGAGCGTACTTTTTAGCGATCTTTTACATTGGCTATAAGTACAAAAAAAATATTAATACCACAAATGATTATTACAAGGCAGGGAACAGGATACCTGGATGGGCTTCCGGAGTAGCTATTTTTGGAACCTTATTAAGTGCTATTACCTTCCTGACCACCCCTGCCAAAACCTATAATGAAAGCTGGTTGTATTTTTTGCCAACTATCAGTAGCCTGGTAGTCGCACCATTTGTTGTTTTATTCATCATCCCGGTATATTTTAAACTGGATGTAACTACTGCTTATGAATATCTTGAAAAGAGATTCAGTTCCTTGATCCGGATCATTGGAAGCTTGAGTTTTCTGTTTTTTCAGGTGGCTAAATTCGGTGTAATGTTATTGCTTCCTTCATTGGCTATCGCTGCGATAACGGGAATTGATGTAATGACATGTATACTGGTGATAGGCTTGTTTTCGACAGTTTATGGAACCTTGGGAGGAATTGAGGCCGTGGTATGGACTGAGGTGCTGCAGGTTTTTGTATTTCTATTAGCAGCAGTGCTAAGTATTTTGGTTGTTGTGCTGAAATTGGATGGCGGTTTGGGCGAAATCATCACCATCAACAATAATTTTGACAAGTTTGAATTTATAAATTGGGATTTCAGTTTTTCTGAAATTACAGTTTTTGTAGCGATTACGTATTGGATAGGAGGCGGATCAGTTCCTTACATATCTGATCAGACCGTTATTCAAAAATATTTAGTCACTAAAGACATCAAAAGTGCTACCAGGGGAGTGTGGATAAACGGCATTTTAATTTTGGTGTCCTCTGTACTGTTTTTTGCTATAGGCAGTGCTTTATTTGCTTATTATTATTCCTTCCCTGAAGCCTTGAACCCAACCTTGCCAACACAGGAATCTATATATCCATGGTTTATTGTCAACGAACTTCCATCAGGGGTAAGGGGTGTGGTTGTTGCAGGAATATTTGCTGTTGCCATGTCTACTATTAGCAGTACCATGAATAGTATGTCTGCTACGGTAGTTACAGATTATGTACGCTTTTACAAACTGTTGCCGAAACGACAGCTTTTTATGGCAAAGGGAGTGTCCGCTGCTTTTGGAGTGATTGGTACTCTTCTGGCCGTTATCATGTTTGTGTATGAAGTAGGGTCTTTATGGGATATGATCAGAAGATTAACGGGGTTGCTTACAGGAGGACTGGCCGGCCTTTTTCTATTGGGAATCTTTACCAAAAGGGTAAAGCACACTGCCGCCCTGATAGGTTATATAGCCAGTGCAATAATTCTCTTCTATGTTAGTAAATATACAGCGGCTCATTTTATGGTGTATAGTTTAACGGGGATGCTTTCCTGTTTTATTGCAGGATATATAGCCAGTTTTTTAGTTGACGGCAAGCATAACAGTAAAGAAATCGAACAAGTTTAA
- a CDS encoding FAD-dependent oxidoreductase has translation MIEKGNFIIEPSKQVPVIFKVDVVVCGGGPSGFIAAIAAARNGAKTLLLEHYGFLGGMATAGLVGPISKFNFKNTRIVSGIPEEFIEEMAIRDGAIIDLPSGNVPYDPEIYKYVAMKMVEEAGVQILFHSRVVDCISDVDIPEELTHVVIENKSGRQAIAANYFIDCTGTGDLVSRSKLPWEMRNNRGGELQPLSLYFRLGGVDTQAFNLLMAHDGVKYASVELKELLNKEVEAGRLSNFGGPWAVHGSTLRAGQLSVNATRFSGNAADGNDVSKAEQELRKDVMKIVEVFKEQIPAMKDAYLLDTATQVGIRETRGIIGLYTMTMEDILQPKGFEDTVAYGGHPVDIHRASDSKQEVSFLQKPYPISYRSLVPKGATNLLVAGGCLSATHEAFASIRVQAQCMALGQAAGTAAALCNRENIGVAELDGKLLREELRRQGAIV, from the coding sequence ATGATCGAAAAAGGAAATTTTATAATAGAACCTTCTAAACAGGTACCGGTAATTTTTAAGGTCGATGTGGTGGTTTGTGGTGGTGGTCCTTCTGGTTTTATCGCCGCAATTGCAGCGGCAAGGAACGGCGCAAAAACTTTGCTTTTGGAGCATTATGGTTTTTTAGGAGGGATGGCGACCGCGGGACTGGTGGGGCCTATCAGCAAGTTCAATTTTAAGAATACCCGTATTGTTTCCGGCATACCAGAAGAATTTATAGAAGAAATGGCGATAAGGGATGGTGCAATAATAGATCTGCCAAGTGGGAATGTACCTTATGATCCCGAAATATATAAATATGTAGCGATGAAGATGGTTGAGGAGGCTGGAGTGCAGATACTCTTTCATTCCAGGGTTGTGGATTGTATATCTGATGTTGACATACCGGAGGAACTTACACATGTAGTGATCGAAAACAAATCAGGAAGGCAAGCTATTGCGGCTAACTATTTTATTGATTGTACAGGAACCGGGGATCTGGTATCCCGGAGTAAATTGCCTTGGGAAATGCGCAACAATCGTGGTGGTGAACTGCAACCGCTGTCACTCTATTTTCGGCTCGGTGGTGTTGATACCCAAGCGTTTAACCTTCTTATGGCACATGATGGTGTGAAATATGCCAGTGTGGAATTAAAAGAACTGCTGAACAAAGAAGTTGAGGCAGGCAGACTTTCCAATTTTGGAGGTCCTTGGGCGGTTCATGGCAGCACACTAAGAGCAGGCCAGCTCTCGGTAAACGCCACGCGGTTTAGCGGGAATGCAGCCGATGGCAATGATGTGTCGAAGGCCGAACAGGAGTTGCGAAAAGATGTGATGAAAATTGTTGAGGTTTTCAAAGAGCAGATCCCCGCAATGAAAGATGCCTATTTGCTGGATACTGCTACGCAGGTGGGTATACGCGAAACAAGAGGGATTATCGGGCTTTATACTATGACTATGGAAGATATCCTGCAGCCCAAAGGCTTCGAAGACACTGTAGCTTATGGAGGTCATCCTGTAGATATACATCGGGCTTCGGATAGTAAACAGGAAGTTAGTTTTCTTCAGAAACCTTATCCCATTTCTTACCGGTCGCTTGTGCCAAAGGGAGCTACCAATCTGCTGGTTGCAGGCGGATGCCTTTCTGCTACGCACGAAGCATTTGCATCGATAAGGGTACAGGCTCAATGTATGGCATTAGGGCAAGCGGCTGGGACTGCGGCCGCACTATGCAATAGAGAAAATATTGGTGTTGCTGAACTGGACGGGAAATTGTTGCGGGAAGAGTTAAGGCGGCAAGGAGCCATCGTATGA